The Gloeocapsa sp. PCC 73106 genome segment GTAAATACTTATACATAAAGGTGAGTAGGGGTAAAGGGGAATGGGGAACGGGTAAAGGGGAAAAATCTACCTTGTCTACCTTGTCTCTCCCCCTGGGGAAAGGGTAAAGATTTAGATAGAAATGGGACTCACAATTTTATGTTAACTAATTAAGCGGAGATGATATGATGGGTAGTATTTTAAAAGTTGTTGAGAAGTCAATCGCAGGAAGGCACAGATTCCGATTATGCTAAAAATATATCAGAAAACTTTAGTGTTGTCAAGCCCTCGTTTTGAGTTTTTTCTGTTATGGCAATATTCGGTAAGTTTATGACAATTGAAACCCAATTGAAGGGCGAGTGGGGAGAGACAAGGATGACTTGGTGGACAAGGCGAATTTTTGCCCTTTCCCCTTTACCCTTACCCTTACCCTTTACCCTTTACTCTTTGCCCTTTCCCCTTTCCCCTACACCCTACTTACGTATGTTTACTGAGAGACTAATAGAGCCTGTTTGAAGATCTAAGTTTTTTTGTTGATTTTTTTTTAAACCAATCATCATATAACAAGAATAGTATCTAAAATTAGTAATAATTATGATTGCAACTATCAGGGTCAGTGTCGCTAGTGATGGCACTCAAGGAAATAACTGGAGCTACAGTCCATCTACCAGTGAGAATGGACGTTTATTAGTCTTCGAATCTTCTGCTAATAATTTTGTACCAGAGGATATTAATGGTTTACCTGATATCTTTTTTCACGACACTCAAAGTAAAACTACGACACAGGTGAGTATAGCCAGCGATGGTACTCCAGGAAATGATTCCAGCCATAATCCAGTTATCAGTGGCAATGGACGTTACGCGGTCTTCGAATCTTATGCTGATAATCTAGTAGCAGGGGATACCAATAACTCACAAGATATATTTGTCCATGATCTTCAAACCAGGATAACTAGACGAGTAAATGTAGCTAGTGACAGTACTCAAAGCAATGGTTATAGTTACGTTCCCGATATTAGTGGCAATGGTCGCTATGTAACCTTTGCTTCCTCTGCTAGTAATCTCGTACCGGGAGATACTAATCTAGCAGCAGATATATTTGTCCATGACTTGCAAACAGGTATTACTAGTCGGGTGAGTATAGCCAGTGATGGTAATCAGGGAAATAATGACAGCGATAGTCCAGGAATCAGCAGTGATGGTCGCTATATAACCTTCGCTTCCTATGCTAATAATCTAGTAGAAGGAGATACTAATGGACAACGAGATATATTTGTCCATGATCTTCAGACTGGTACTACCAGAAGAGTGAATATAGCTAGTGACGGAACTCAAGGAAACAATTGGAGTTATCACCCGACAATCAGTGGGAATGGTCGTTATGTTGCTTTTGCTTCTTATGCTGATAATTTAGTACCAGGTGCTAGTCATAGTGATTTAGGGATCTTTGTCCATGACTTGCAAACAGGTAACACTATAGAAATACCGGGTTTTTACCCTAGGACCTACAGCAGCAATAACCCAGCTATCAGCAACGATGGGCGCTACATAACCTATGAGTCTGAGTTGGTCGATAACATTCATAACTTATGGGGTATATACCTCTATGACTCTCAAACGCGTGAGACTACTCCAGTGATTGAAAATAGCGATCCGACTCGATCTGGCTACTATCCCGCTATCAGTGGGAATGGTCGTTATTTGGCTTTTGGTTCCTTTGCTGATACTATCGTCTCTGGGGATACTAATGTTGCCTTCGATGTCTTCGTTAAAGATTTAACTACCAACGATGATTTTGTGATCAACGGCACTTCAGGCAACGATATAATTACCGGTAGTAATGAAGCAGAGATTATTAATGGGAATGGTGGGGATGATTACCTCTATGGGAATGGGGGTAATGATACTATTAATGGCGGTACAGGGAATGACATCCTCAACGGTGGTGAAGGAAATGACAGTCTCGACGGTGGTGCGGGGAATGACGTCTATATCGTCAATAATCCGGGCGATCGCCTGTACGAAGCAGGAGGAATAGATACAGTCTCAACTAGTATCACTTTGACACTGGATAACAATCTGGAGCATCTGAGTCTTGGAGGTACTAACAACCTCAACGGCAGCGGAAACGATCTTAACAATAGATTAACAGGGAATAGTGGCAACAATTTCCTCACCGGACTTTCGGGAAATGATACTCTGCTAGGAGGTCCAGGTAATGACATTTTAATAGGAAGTTTGGGCAATGATATCCTCAGTGGAGGTGGAAATAGGGATAAATTCCGCTTTAATTCTCCCACAGAGGGAATAGATGTGCTTCTGGATTTTAACCTTCAAGATGATCAAATAGAGCTATTGGGTACGGCTTTTGGTTTAGATCCTGGTATTCTGGGCGCCGAAGCGTTAGTGATAGGGACAACGGCTTTAGATCAGAGCGATCGCTTAATTTACAACCCCAACACGGGTGAATTGTTCTTCGACGCCGACGGTAACGGTACGGTAGAGGAAGTAAAAATCGCTAGTATGGGTAATCTATTGAATTTGACAGCTAATCAGATTCTAATTATTTAAGATAAGCCAGAGTTACCCCCGCTCCACCTTCGTTTTGGGGTGCTAGTTCGAATTTTTCTACTTGAGGGTGCTGTTTGAGAAATTCATGAACTCCCTCACGTAGTTTACCGCTACCTTTGCCATGGATAATCCAGAGTATCTGATAATCGGTATTTTGAGCGATCGCCCTATCTAGTTCTATTTCTGCATCAGCGACTCTAGCACCCCTAATATCGAGGGTATTCGCTGTTGTTCTTACTGTTATTTTACTAGGTTTTGGTGGCGGGGCTTTTGGCGTTGTTTTAGCAGGGGGCTGAGCTTTCTTCCCGTCTAGAGATTCGATGTCACTCAGATTTACCGTCATTTTCATCAAACCGAAACGTACCGTCAATTCTCCTTGAGCATCGGGATTAGTCAATACTTCTGCGGTTTGTCCGAGACTGGGAATCTTGATTTTTTCTCCTACTTGGGGTTGATAAGTTCGTTGGGGTTTAGCTTGGGTGTTGAGGTAATTGTCGGCGATTGTTTCGAGATTTCCCCTAGCTTTTTGGGCGTTTTGGGCGGTTTGCTCCCCTTGTTGCAAGGTTCTGATGACTTGAGCAATTTCTGCTTTAGCTTGAGAAAGGGCTTCTTGCATTGCTTGGGTTTGAGCTAATTTTAACTCTTGTTCTCTTTGCTGTAACGCTTTAGCTTTGGCAGATATTTCTCCATAGAAGCGTTCGGTTTCCTGTAGAAGTTGATTAGCCGCTTGCGCTTTATTTTCTTGTTCTTTTCTTTGAGCTTCTAAACCGGCAATGACTTGATTAATCTCTTCCGCATACCCTCCTACCTTGCTTTTAGCTTGTTCAACGATCTCTAAATCTAATCCGAGACGACGGGCGATCATCAGAGCGTTGGAACGTCCAGGAATACCCCACAGTAAGCGATAGGTAGGCGCGAGGGTAGCTTCATCGAATTCTACTGAAGCGTTTTCAAAGCGTGAATCTTGGTATTTAAGAGCTTTTAATTCGCCGTAGTGGGTGGTAGCGATGGTTAGCCAAGCTGAATCTGCTAAATGTTGTAGTAGGGCGATCGCCAGAGCGGTTCCTTCGGTGGGGTCTGTACCTGCACCTACTTCATCTAGTAATACTAGGGCTGAACGGAGGTCTTCTGGTCGCCCAATAGCGTCAAGAATGCGAATAATGCGCTTAATATGTCCAGAAAAAGTGGATAAACTCTGTTCTAATGACTGTTCATCTCCAATATCTGCTAATATCTTTTCAAACCAGGGAATTTCTACGGGATCAGCTGCGGGAATGAATAACCCCACTTTAGCCATTAGAGCGGCTATACCGATAGTTTTGAGGGTCACGGTTTTACCGCCAGTGTTGGGACCGGTAATCGCTACTACTCTTATATCTGGCTGAATTCTAACGTTAATAGGTACTACAGCAGGACCCTGTTCGTGTTTTTCTTGCCAAATTAACAAAGGATGTTTTAACTCTCGTAGAGTAATCGTCGCTTCTTGATCCAGACTGATAAGTTGCGGAGGATGAGCGTTGAGCCAATAGCTATAATTAGCTCTAGCGGTAGCCAAATCTAGAGTTGTCGCTACTAAAACCACTTGTTCTAAGTCGGATGTTATCGCGGCTACTTTTTCGGTCAAAGCTTTAAGTACTATTTCTATTTCAGCTTGTTCGCGACGCAGTAGCTGTTTGAGTTGGTTACCCAGTTGAATAATCGCCTGAGGTTCCACGTATAAGGTAGAGCCAGTGCTGGAACTGTCGTGAACGATTCCAGGGATTTGTTCTTTGTGAGGGGTTTTGACCGGTAAAACAAAGCGATCGCTCCGCTGGGTAATTAAGGTTTCTTGCAGTGCATTTCCTTGTCTTTGGATAATTCCCTGAAGAATTTTCTGAATTTTATTCCGAAACTCTTTGAGTTTGCTGCGAATTTCTGCTAGCTTTAGCGAAGCACGGTCTTCTACCTCCCCCCCTTCATCGATACAGTAATATATCTCCTGTTCTAGTTCCGGATAAGTTCTCACCGTAGCCACTAGATTCTCTAAAACCGGTGTTTCTGACTGTTCTTCGATAATTTTTCTGAGTTTTCTGACACCGGCTACTGTACTAGCAATATCCAATAACTCTGTTCCCAATAGTGTACCCTTTAATTGTGCTCTCAGTAAAAAGGGTCGAATATCTTTAATTCCCTGGAAAGACCAAGCGGTGCTAAAGTGTTCTTGTAGCTGCCAAATTTCTTGAGTTTGTGTTAAAAGTTCTCTACTGGTAGCTAAATTGGAGGGGATTATTAATTCACGAGCCGCACTAACTCCTAACTTAGTAGCAGCAAAGGTAGATAAGTGTTGACACAGACGGCGCCATTCGAGTAAATCTAGGGTTTCTTGTTCAATCAAAGTTCAAAAGTTTGAATATAGTAAGTAGGTTGGCTTAATTAAAAGTTAATATGATGGTAGAGAACACCGGAACAGGAAAGGGTTTCATGCTTATTTACACTTGTTCATTTTTTTACGTTTATTTATGACCAGGTACTTATTAGGGTTTAATTTTATGGAAGAAATATCCGCCATTTTACAACAAGCTCTCTCTGGAAGTGAAATTACTCCTGATCAAGCGGTCTCTTTACTATCTTATCAAGAACCGACTGCGATCGCAGCTATTAAAACTACTGCGGATCAATTGCGCCAGCAACAGGTAGGCGATATAGTTACTTATGTAGTAAATCGCAATCTTAATTTTACCAACATTTGTGAACAACATTGTGGCTTTTGTGCTTTTCGTAGGGATGCTGGTTCTGATGGGGCGTTTTGGCTCAATAGCGAGCAAATACTCGAAAAAACAGCCGATGCTGTGAGTAGAGGCGCCACAGAAATCTGTATGCAAGGTGGGTTAAATCCCCATGCTAAAATTAATGGGGGTTCTTTAGCCTACTATTTACAGTTAGTAGAGACCATTAAAAGAGCGTTTCCCGCAGTTCATTTACACGCTTTTTCACCTCAGGAAATAGAATTTATCGCCAGAGAAGACCATCTAAGTTATGAATATGTACTTATTAGTCTGCGAGATGAGGGAGTAAATTCTTTACCAGGAACAGCGGCTGAAATTTTAGACGATCAAGTTCGTAAAATTATCTGTCCAGAAAAAATCAACAGTCAAACCTGGTTAGAAATTATCAGCACCGCCCATCGTCTGGGGATTCCCACAACAAGTACAATGCTTTCAGGACATATAGAAACCCCGATACAACAAATTCAACATCTGGAAAAGTTAAAACGTTTACAGCAAGTTGCTCAAGAAAAAGACTATCCTGCTAGTATAACCGAGTTTATTATTTTGCCCTTTGTAGGGGAACAGGCGCCTAAAGCATTGCGTCATAGAGTAGGGAGAATACAACCTGATTTAAAAGAAACGCTGCGGTTAACCGCGGTAGCTCGTATTTTTTTAGGGAAGTGGATTCCTAATCATCAACCTAGTTGGGTAAAATTAGGCTTAAATGGTGCTACAGAAGCCCTTCAATGGGGTTGTAATGATCTAGGTGGTACTTTAATGGAAGAACACATTACTAGTATGGCAGGGGCTACTGGTGGTACTTGTATGGAAATTGAGACCTTACAAAAGGCGATCGCGGGTATCGGACGTGCTTATCGACAGAGGTCGACGCTGTATGAGTATCTAGAACATAATTGGCCTATTTATGCTGTACACGGATAGAAAGATAGAGAACAGTAATTTACTTGAAAATCTTCAACAGCAAGGATCTCTGGTGATTGATTCGCGTCAAAAAAATGGTCTGATTCTCTATAAACAATATCATGCCGAATTTGCTGGTCCTGGGGCTCTTGTGGGTGGTACTATCGATACTGATCTAGTCAGACTTATCTCTGTAGGTAATCTCGCTCTCATGGCTCCACAAACTGCCAAAGAAAGGATTTCTGGTTATTTAATCCGACGTCAATGGAATCGTCTGATCAAGCAGATTACCAATCACAGTGATCCCCTGGAAAGAGGTCAATTAATTCTCAACCAGTTTGAACATTGGTTTAGTGCTCAAACCGTAGAAATGATACCAGATGAAGCTTTTGCGCTGTTGGTAGGGGTGTTCCCCCAAACGATTAGGACTGTACGTTTAATCAATATGGGTTTTGATTAATTAATGCTTCGAAATGCTCAAGAGTTCTGGTATTTTCTGCAGGAGTTCCTACTGTAACTCTTAACCCTCCGGCTGTATGACGGATAAGAGTTCCTCTGGTTTTAAGGTTTTGGGTAAATTGAGCTAAATCTAAACTGGGATTTTGGGGACAAAGATAGATAAAATTAGCGGAACTTGACCAAAGTCGGAAATGAGGGTATTGGGCTAAACTTTGGGTTAAACGTTGTCTTTCGGCTAGAATCTCTGGGATACAGGCGAGTAACTCTTGACGATGATTCAAGGCGATTAAGGCTGCGGTTTGGGAAAAACTGGGCAGATTGTATGGTAATCGGACCTTTTCTAAAGCTGTAGTGAATTCAGGAGAAGCGATCGCATAGCCAAGACGATGAGCTGCGAGTCTAAAGGCTTTGGAAAATGTACGAAGAATCACCCAATTGGGGCGTTCTGCTATTGCTGTTACCAGGGAGTTTTGACTGTATTCAAAATAAGCTTCATCAATGACAACAAGAATATCGGAAGGAAGACCGTATAACCAGTTTAATTCGGTGCTGTTAAGAAGGTTACCCGTGGGAGAATTGGGATGAACTAAGAAAATGACACGAAGGGGAGGTAGTTGTTGGTTGGCGATAACTGCTGCTGCTGCGTCTAGATCAACTGAAAAATCTTCTAGTCGTCTGGGAATTTTAATAACGGGAATAGCGAGGGTTTTAGCGATAATCTCATACATGGAAAAAGTGGGATCAGCTACCAATACTGAACCTGCGCCACCGACACAGGTAGCAATCAACACAGAACGAATTAATTCATCGGAACCATTACCCAAGGAAATCTGATCTGGGGTAATTTTTTGACCCACGTAGGTAGCGATCGCTTGTTTTAACTCCTGGTGACTCCCATCGGGATAGCGATTATTCTCTAACTGATGTTGATACAAGCTGGAAAGTTTAGCTTGTAATTCCAGTGGTAAATCGTAGGGGCTTTCATTGGTATCTAATCTATCTACCCCTTCGGTAGAAGTTCCCCCTGTGTGGGGAGTATAACTTGCCAATGCTGCTAAATCTGCTCGTATGAAGCCCACCATATCTGACCTAATTTTAAACTGTATTTATCCATTGTGGCTGACAAGGGTAATTACCGTCAATTCTGGAGGACAAGAGATCCTACCGGGAAAGTAAGTCCCCAAACCTCTATTAACATAGAGTTGATTTCTACCGATTTGATGCCATCCTTGAGCCCATTGCCAGTTTATCGCTACGTTGCTACATTCTTTTAAAAAGGGTATCCAGGGATGAATGATATTGGGTGTATTGTTTCGTATTTTTTGTATGATCACAGGTGCAGGTCCCAATCCTGGAATGACAATTTGACCCCCGTGGGTATGACCCGATAGTTGGAGATCGACGCGCCATTGCTTCAAGATAGCTGCGGTGTCAGGATTATGAGATAGAACCAGTCGCGGTGTGCTATCAGCTATTTGACTTAGTACTATACTGGGTTTAAATTCTCCTGACCAAAAATCAGCTAAACCCACTAGGGGAAATTCCGGTCCCAAGGGATAGGCGATCGCGTTCCACAGGACAGTTATTCCCACTTGTGTCAGGGCTTGGGTTACTTCTAGACGAGAATGGGGATAGTAAATATCATGATTCCCTAAAGAAGCGTAGATTCCCAATTTACTGCTGAGATCTTTGAGTTTTGTGGCTAAAGCCTTGATAG includes the following:
- a CDS encoding endonuclease MutS2 → MIEQETLDLLEWRRLCQHLSTFAATKLGVSAARELIIPSNLATSRELLTQTQEIWQLQEHFSTAWSFQGIKDIRPFLLRAQLKGTLLGTELLDIASTVAGVRKLRKIIEEQSETPVLENLVATVRTYPELEQEIYYCIDEGGEVEDRASLKLAEIRSKLKEFRNKIQKILQGIIQRQGNALQETLITQRSDRFVLPVKTPHKEQIPGIVHDSSSTGSTLYVEPQAIIQLGNQLKQLLRREQAEIEIVLKALTEKVAAITSDLEQVVLVATTLDLATARANYSYWLNAHPPQLISLDQEATITLRELKHPLLIWQEKHEQGPAVVPINVRIQPDIRVVAITGPNTGGKTVTLKTIGIAALMAKVGLFIPAADPVEIPWFEKILADIGDEQSLEQSLSTFSGHIKRIIRILDAIGRPEDLRSALVLLDEVGAGTDPTEGTALAIALLQHLADSAWLTIATTHYGELKALKYQDSRFENASVEFDEATLAPTYRLLWGIPGRSNALMIARRLGLDLEIVEQAKSKVGGYAEEINQVIAGLEAQRKEQENKAQAANQLLQETERFYGEISAKAKALQQREQELKLAQTQAMQEALSQAKAEIAQVIRTLQQGEQTAQNAQKARGNLETIADNYLNTQAKPQRTYQPQVGEKIKIPSLGQTAEVLTNPDAQGELTVRFGLMKMTVNLSDIESLDGKKAQPPAKTTPKAPPPKPSKITVRTTANTLDIRGARVADAEIELDRAIAQNTDYQILWIIHGKGSGKLREGVHEFLKQHPQVEKFELAPQNEGGAGVTLAYLK
- the cofH gene encoding 7,8-didemethyl-8-hydroxy-5-deazariboflavin synthase subunit CofH, which codes for MEEISAILQQALSGSEITPDQAVSLLSYQEPTAIAAIKTTADQLRQQQVGDIVTYVVNRNLNFTNICEQHCGFCAFRRDAGSDGAFWLNSEQILEKTADAVSRGATEICMQGGLNPHAKINGGSLAYYLQLVETIKRAFPAVHLHAFSPQEIEFIAREDHLSYEYVLISLRDEGVNSLPGTAAEILDDQVRKIICPEKINSQTWLEIISTAHRLGIPTTSTMLSGHIETPIQQIQHLEKLKRLQQVAQEKDYPASITEFIILPFVGEQAPKALRHRVGRIQPDLKETLRLTAVARIFLGKWIPNHQPSWVKLGLNGATEALQWGCNDLGGTLMEEHITSMAGATGGTCMEIETLQKAIAGIGRAYRQRSTLYEYLEHNWPIYAVHG
- a CDS encoding histidinol-phosphate transaminase, encoding MVGFIRADLAALASYTPHTGGTSTEGVDRLDTNESPYDLPLELQAKLSSLYQHQLENNRYPDGSHQELKQAIATYVGQKITPDQISLGNGSDELIRSVLIATCVGGAGSVLVADPTFSMYEIIAKTLAIPVIKIPRRLEDFSVDLDAAAAVIANQQLPPLRVIFLVHPNSPTGNLLNSTELNWLYGLPSDILVVIDEAYFEYSQNSLVTAIAERPNWVILRTFSKAFRLAAHRLGYAIASPEFTTALEKVRLPYNLPSFSQTAALIALNHRQELLACIPEILAERQRLTQSLAQYPHFRLWSSSANFIYLCPQNPSLDLAQFTQNLKTRGTLIRHTAGGLRVTVGTPAENTRTLEHFEALINQNPY
- a CDS encoding metallophosphoesterase codes for the protein MYWTLSEPLSIERLTIAIADLPAQLSGTKLVQLSDFHYDGLRLSEQQLIEVIARSNQENPDLVLLTGDYVTDDPTPIKALATKLKDLSSKLGIYASLGNHDIYYPHSRLEVTQALTQVGITVLWNAIAYPLGPEFPLVGLADFWSGEFKPSIVLSQIADSTPRLVLSHNPDTAAILKQWRVDLQLSGHTHGGQIVIPGLGPAPVIIQKIRNNTPNIIHPWIPFLKECSNVAINWQWAQGWHQIGRNQLYVNRGLGTYFPGRISCPPELTVITLVSHNG
- a CDS encoding PD40 domain-containing protein, giving the protein MIATIRVSVASDGTQGNNWSYSPSTSENGRLLVFESSANNFVPEDINGLPDIFFHDTQSKTTTQVSIASDGTPGNDSSHNPVISGNGRYAVFESYADNLVAGDTNNSQDIFVHDLQTRITRRVNVASDSTQSNGYSYVPDISGNGRYVTFASSASNLVPGDTNLAADIFVHDLQTGITSRVSIASDGNQGNNDSDSPGISSDGRYITFASYANNLVEGDTNGQRDIFVHDLQTGTTRRVNIASDGTQGNNWSYHPTISGNGRYVAFASYADNLVPGASHSDLGIFVHDLQTGNTIEIPGFYPRTYSSNNPAISNDGRYITYESELVDNIHNLWGIYLYDSQTRETTPVIENSDPTRSGYYPAISGNGRYLAFGSFADTIVSGDTNVAFDVFVKDLTTNDDFVINGTSGNDIITGSNEAEIINGNGGDDYLYGNGGNDTINGGTGNDILNGGEGNDSLDGGAGNDVYIVNNPGDRLYEAGGIDTVSTSITLTLDNNLEHLSLGGTNNLNGSGNDLNNRLTGNSGNNFLTGLSGNDTLLGGPGNDILIGSLGNDILSGGGNRDKFRFNSPTEGIDVLLDFNLQDDQIELLGTAFGLDPGILGAEALVIGTTALDQSDRLIYNPNTGELFFDADGNGTVEEVKIASMGNLLNLTANQILII